TCCAGCTGCTCGGCCAAGGTGTCGCCGTCGTACGGGTTGCCCGGGAAGCTACGCGCACCCACGACCAATCCCTTGCAGGCGGTGACCGCAATGCCGACCTTGACGCCGAATTCGTACGCTTGACGCGCCTTGCCCTTACCGATGCATTCCACTTCCGGGGCATGCAATGCGTACAGTTTTTGTTTGTCCTTCGGACGCTGCGTGTACAGCCGTTGCGCACGTTCCAGCCAGACCGCGATGCGCTCGCGCACGCCGGGTTCCACCTGGTCCAGCTTGCGCGCGATATCGCGCAACACCCGCCCCAAGACCGTGCGTTGACGTCGCAGCACGCGCTGCATGCGCTTGAACTGGCGTGCATGCGCATAGCGGCCCGCCTTGCGGCTCAGGGCCGGACCTTGCCGTGCGTAGCTCTGCCGCAACCCGATGCCGTAACGCTTGGCCAGCAGCACCAGTTTCTTGCGTGCCACCTCCAGCAACCGACTATCGGTCGGATAGGCAATCGCCTTTTCCTGCACCGTGGTGTCCACGATCACCCGCGACAACTCGCGTGCGTCCACCGCCTGCATGGCATGTGCAGCGTTGATGGTGTGTGCCAGCAACTCTTCCATCCCCGCTTCGTCAAGCCGCTGACGCCAGCGCGTCAGCGAGCTGGCATCGCACGGCAAGCGCGTCTGGAACACGACCTCGCCAGTGAAAAACTGCCAATACGGATTTTCCAGCCAACGCTCGCACACCGCCTCATCGGACAGGTCGTAGGCGTGTTTGAGGTAGAGCAAACCGGCGATCAGCCGCACCGGCAATGCCGGCCGACCGCCACCAGCCTGGGTGGCCGGCAAGCGCGATGAAAGTGCTTGCTCCAACGCCGTCCACGGCATCCGTTGGCTCAGCTGCGCCAGCGGATGCCGCAGATCGATCTGGTTCTCCAGGCGCGAACGAAACAACTCCTCGGCAGGCATGTGCTCGGCAGCAGGACGGCGTGTATGCATGAGTGGAAATTGCCAGAAACCAGCCTTCAGCGTAGCGAAAACTGGTAGTTCTGGCACGCCACTGCAGACATCAAGGCCTTGCGGGCGTTGGGTGATTGGGGGTTTTTCAGGGGCGACTATGTACCCCCGTACACTCTGGTTCCTCCGCGCCGTCCGCGCCCACCTGACGGCTGCTCGCTACGTTTTGTTAGCCGCGCTAAGTCGCACATTGCGTCCGATCTGCATCCAGCTTGCGCAGGCCACACGCAATGGTAAGTGGCCCTCCTGGGCGAATGATGCGACGTGGAGTGCTGCGCGCAACGTCAGTGTGACTCGGGGTAGGCGAGAAGGTAGCGCGAACGCGCAGCTGCACTTTTCCGTTGCCGATGAAACAGTGGCACGCCCGAAACGTGCGTGTTATCAATGCATCCCATGAACGCACCCCGCAGCCAATTTTATTTTTGGTACTACGGTTTTCCGATGCCGCTGGCGGAGGAAGGAGTGCGCTCACCCTGAAGGAAACTTCAGCAGCATTCCCGAAAAGCCGCCAGCGCACACTGGCGGCTTTTTTGTTGCCGCCTCGCCTGGCTTCCCTGATGCACCGCCGACCCGAGACAACGTTATGCCGCCGCTGACCGATGACCTGCGTATCCGCAAGATCGAACCGTTGACCCCGCCCTCGCAGCTGCTGTCGCTGCTGCCCTGCGATGAGCGCGCTTCCGAAACCGTCACCAACGCACGTGCCGCCCTGCACGAGATTCTGCACGGGCGCGATGACCGCCTGGCGGTGGTGATCGGCCCCTGTTCGATCCACGACCCTGTGGCTGCCATGGAGTACGCGCAGCGTCTGCGCCCCTTGCGTGAGCAGTTTGGCGACGCGCTGGAAATCGTGATGCGCGTGTACTTCGAAAAGCCGCGCACCACCATTGGCTGGAAGGGCCTGATCAACGACCCGGACCTGGATGGCAGTTTCCAGATCAACAAGGGCCTGCGCGTGGCGCGTGGCTTGCTGCGCGATATCAACAACCTCGGCCTGCCGGCCGGCGTGGAATTTCTCGACATCATCTCGCCGCAGTACATCGCTGACTTGGTGGCCTGGGGCGCGATCGGTGCGCGGACCACCGAAAGCCAGGTGCATCGCGAAATGGCCTCCGGCCTGTCGTGCCCAGTGGGGTTCAAGAACGGCACCGGTGGCGACGTCAAGATTGCCGTGGACGCGGTGGGTGCGGCCTCGCATCCGCATCATTTCCTGGCGGTGACCAAGGATGGCCACACGGCGGTGGCGGCCACCGCGGGCAACCCGGATTGTCATGTGATTTTGCGTGGCGGCAAGCAGCCTAACTTCGACGCGGCCAATGTGGAAGCATCCAGCCAGGTGCTCAACAAGGCCGGCTTGCCGGCGCGGCTGATGATCGACGCCAGCCACGCCAACAGCGGCAAGAACCCGGACAACCAGCCCAAGGTCATCGACGACATCGCCACGCAGCTGGAGGGCGGCGAGACGCGCATCGTTGGCGTGATGGTGGAAAGCCACCTGGTCGGCGGCCGGCAGGAACTGGTGCCGGGCGGCACGCTGACCTACGGCCAAAGCATCACCGACGGCTGCCTGGATTGGGACGCCTCGCTGCAGGTGCTGGAGCGCTTGGCGATTGCGGTGCGTGCACGTCGTGCGCGGCGGGTTGCCGAGGCTGCGTGATCGTTGAGGCGGTGGCGTGAGAATACGAGGCTTCGCCCGCACCCTCATCCGGCGCTCCGCGCCACCTTCTCCCGGTGGGAGAAGGGATAAAGCCCCTCTCCCGCCGGGAGAGGGGTTGGGGTGAGGGTGCGGCGGAAGACAGCCATCCCAAGCCGTGTGCCTGCAACTGACCTGACGCCGCAACAAGCGCGCATGTGCAACAGATTCAAAGCCCAGAACATTTGAGTGCAGCACATCAAACGCGCAGCACATTCATGGTTCGGCATCGTCAAGCAGCGTTCGAGATATTCAAAGCGCAACACATAAAAAACGCGGCGCATCCAAACGCAGCACATCCAAACAAGTGCTTGCACGCCGGCGGCGATAATCTCGTTGGCACGAGCGGCCACCAAAACGTATCGAGTAGCCTGACGGTGAGCACACTAGTGTTGGTCGATGGCGTTCTAAAACAAGAACGTCGGGGCGGCACAGGGAGCCGGCCCGACGGATTGGACACCACCCAGTGATGACCCGATGCCACCGGCGGCAGGAGGGGAGAGAGGGGCTTCCTGCCGCCGGTGACGGGCGGGCAGGAATGTTATCCGCGACGCACGTGCCAGCGCGATGTCGCAGCGTGGCAACACCAGCAATGAAGTTTGGGAAGCGTTAAATGCCAGGTATGGCAATCGCACGTTGAGCTCTGTGCTGTGCGTGCTCACCGACAAAAGCAGGGCTGCAGCGCAGCGTTCGCATGCCGCAAGAATCAGAAGGGTAGGCGCGTTGCCGTCGAACCATGGCGTCCCCGAAAGCACCATGCTGCGCAGCTTCAGCGCAGCAACAACAACAGCAACAACAACAACAACAACAACAACAACAGCAACAACAACAACAGCAACAACAGCAACAACAGCAACAACAGCAACAACAGCAACAACAGCAACAACAGCAACAACAGCAACAGCAACAGCAATAACAGCAACAGCAACAGCAATAGCAATAGCAATAGCAATAGCAACAGCAACAGCAACAGCAACAGCAATAGCAACAGCAATAGCAACAGCAATAGCAACAGCAATAGCAACAGCAATAGCAATAGCAATAGCAACAGCAATAGCAATAGCAACAGCAATAGCAATAGCAATAGCAACAGCAATAGCAATAGCAACAGCAATAGCAATAGCATGGCAGTTCGCATTGCCACAGCATGATTTATGCGTGTTGCGAAAAGCGACGACACCCATGATGCGAGCCGCTAAGGCTGCGGCGCGGCCAAGTATCTACGGCAAAGCACCGGCCCAAGTTGAAGTTCGTGCAACACATTGATCGCGCTGCAAAGAGCGGCTGAAACTGACGAATCCCGAATCCCGAATCCCCAACTCACCCCAACATATCTCCAGTCTCCAGCCACCGCTGGTGCCACGCCAATGCTTCGGTCAGCAGATGCGGCGTGTGCTTGCCATAGCTGTCGCGATTGGCACGTGCCACGTAGTCTTCCAGCGCGTCGCGGTAACGCGGATGCACGCAGTGCTCTAGCAGCTGGCGTGCACGTTGCTTGGGCGTCAGGCCGCGCAGGTCGGCCAGGCCTTGTTCGGTCACGATCACTGAGACGTCGTGTTCGGTGTGGTCGACATGGCTGACCATCGGCACGATTGAGGAAATACTGCCGGCCTTGGCGATGCTGGGGCTGAGGAAGATCGACAGGAACCCGTTGCGCGCGAAATCGCCGGAGCCGCCGATGCCGTTCATGATGCGGCTGCCCATGACATGGGTGGAATTGACGTTGCCGTACAGGTCGGCCTCGATCATGCCGTTCATGCCGATGCAGCCCAGCCGCCGCACCAGCTCGGGATGGTTGGAGATCTCCTGCGTGCGCATCACGATGCGCTGCCGGTAGAAATCGATGTTGCGCTTGAATTCTTCGTTGCCTTCCGGGCTGAGCGCAAAACCGGTGCACGAGGCATAACGCAAGACGCCATCGCGCAGCAGCGCCAGCATGCCGTCCTGGATCACTTCGGTGAAGGCTTCCAGGTCGCGGAAACCGCTACGTGCCAGGCCGGCCAGCACCGCATTGGGAATATTGCCCACGCCCGATTGCAGCGGCAGCAGGTTCGCCGGCAGCCGGCCCTTGCTCACCTCGTGTCGCAGGAAGGCGATCAGGTGTTCGGCGATGCGCTCGCTGCTGTCATCGGCAGCGGCAAACGGGCTGTTGCGGTCCGGGCCATGCGTACGCACCACGGCCACGATCTTGTCCGGGTCGCAGCGCAGGCTGGGCTCGCCGATGCGGTCGTCGCCGTGCAGCAGCGGAATCGGTTTGCGGTGCGGTGGCAGCGCGGTGCCGTAATACACATCGTGCATGCCATCCAGGCCGGCCGGTTGCCAGTCGTTGACCTCGATGATCACTTTCCTGGCCAGGTCCAGCCAGGTCTTGTTGTTACCGATGGAGGTGGACGGCACCAGGCTGCCATCGGCGCGGATCGCCGACACTTCCACCACCGCGGTGTCGATCTGCCCGTAGAAGCCGAACCACACGTGCTGGGCAACGTGGCTCAGATGGATATCGATGTAGTCCAGCGTGCCGGCATTGATGCGTTGGCGCGCATCCGGGTCGGACTGGAACGGCATGCGCATGGCGATGCCGTCGGCCTTGGCCAGCGCGCCATCGAGCTCGGGCGCGGTGGAGGCGCCGGTCATCAGCTTGATCTGGAACGCTTCGCCCTGCAGGTGCGCCGCTTCGATGCGCTGCGCCAGCGCCATCGGCACTGCCTTGGGATAACCCGACCCGGTGAAGCCGCTCATCGCCACGGTCTCGCCGGGCTGGATCAGCGCAGCAGCGGCCTCGGCAGAGACCAGGTGGTCGCGCAGCGGCGCGTTGAGGATGCGTTCGTCGGACATGGGGGCATAGCGTGTGACGGGGGAAGCCAAATTATCGCCGCTGCGTTGCCTGGGCGGGGCTTCGACGATGGTGCAATGGTGTATGCGGTCAGGCGGCGGGAAGGCATTCACGCCTTGCCGTCGGCCCAACCGGGATAGTGGCGGCAGACTCATCACACTGCGCATCCATGCCCTCTCTTCGCGATCGCTTCCAGCGCTGGCCCCGGCCATGGCGCATTGCAGTGGTCGTGTTGCTGGCGCTGTACGTGCTGTATCTGCTGGCAGGCAATATTTTTCTCAACACGCCGCTGTTCGATGCCACTACCAACCGTCAGCCGCACAAGTTCACCATGCAGACCGGCCCGGCAATCACGGTATTTCCGGGGCAGGTGATGGCCTGGAACGTGCGCATGCGTGGGCAGGCCAACCGGACCGTGTACGTCTTCCATGCCGACCGCGCGCATGCGCGCATCGCGCTGCTGCCGTTGTTGCGGCGCGAGGTGCGGCTGCCGTGGCTGCATGCGTCCGGCCTCAGTGCCGAGGTCGAAACCGCCGAAAAGGCCATCCCGCCGCCGCCGCGCGGCAACCGCGGCTGGACGCTGCGCTTCGATGCGATCAGCAGTACCAGCATCCGCAGTGCACGCCTGGGCAAGCTGCTCATCGCCGGGCACGGCCACGGCACGGTGGGTTTTCTCAAACAGCTCAAGGGCGGGCCATCGGAGTTGTTTCCTTCCGAAGCGGGCTTTACCGATGCGGTGGTCAGCTACGACGGCGTGCAGGTGTTCAACGGCGCGCAATTGGACGCGCAGTTCCAGTTCCCCCGCCATTACCGCGACCAGGCGCCGGGCCTGCGCAAGCTCGGCATCACCCGTGCACGCCTGAAGCTCAACGCCAGCACGGTGGCGCTGAAGATCGACACCGGCGCGCCGCACGTGGACATCAGCAGCGGCCCCTCCGCCGCACGCGTGGAGGCCGATATCACCCTGGAAAACGGCGCCTTGAAGCCGGGTAGCCGCGCGGTGTGGCGGCTGCCGTTGCTGGCCGGTGTGGGTGCCACCGATCGCGGCATGCTCGCGCTGCAGCTGGATGTGGCGCAGGACATCCGCGTGCAGGCACGGCTGCCGCGCGATGCCGACACCGGCAGCGAACTCGATGCGGATCTGCGCATCGCCGGCCGCAGCATTCCGTTCGCCGCACCGGCGCAACTGCTGCCGCGCCTGTCCGGGCAGGTGCGCGGCCGCTGGAAGTTCGAATCGCTGAACTGGATCGCCGAGTTGTTCGTGCGCAAGCCGTGGTTCCAGCTGGAAGGCGGTGGCCTGGTCGAGGCGGATCTGCGCCTGGCGCAGGGGCGGCTGGCCAGTGGCAGCACGCTGGATATCCCGCGGGTGGAAGCGGTGGCACAGGTGGCGGGCACCCGCCTGGCCGGTGTTGCCAAGGCACACGGGCACATCGACGATGCCGCCACGCCGCAGGCGCATCTGGATGTGGGTATCCCCACGTTCAGGGCCACGCCCAGCGATGCGCCACGGCAGGTGCTGCTGGACGGCCGCGACCTGCAATTGGCCATGCAGGGCGATGCGGAGTTGGCGCGGCTGCGCGAGACAATGAAGGCGCAGCTGCGTTTCAGCGATGCGCGCGTGCCGGACCTCACCGTCTACAACCGCTATCTCTCCGGCAAGACCGTGCGCCTGTTGGGAGGCAGCGGCCGGCTGAGTGGCGACGTGGCGCTCAATGCGGCCGGTGAAGTGGGCAACGGCCATGCGGACCTGCGCGGGCAGGGCGCGCACCTGTCCATCGCCGGCATCCAGATGCGCGGCGATGCGCAATTGCAGGCGAACCTGCGGCGTGCCGACTTCAAGGCCAAGTTCTTCGACCTGAGCGGCACGCACATTCGCTTGCGCAACATGCGCGTGGGCGACGCCGCCACCGATGCCGCCTGGTGGGGTGAGGTGGAGGTGCCGGCCGGCACGATTCAGGCCACCGCGCCCTTCCAGGTGGATGCCGATGCGGCAGTGCGCATGCGCGATGCCGCGCCGCTGCTGTCGGTGTTCGCACAACGCGCCGATTACCCGCGCTGGGTGCTGGGCCTGCTGGATGCCGGCCAGCTCGACGCCACCGGCCGGCTGCGCTGGCGCAAGCAGCAGGTGGTGGACGACCTGCACGCGGAGAACGCACGCCTGTCGCTGCGCGCGCGCCTGGCAATTGACGATGATCACAAGCGAGGCGACCTGTATCTGCGCTGGGGCGTGCTTGGTGCAGGCATCGAGCTCGATGGCCAACAGCGCCAATGGCATCTAGCCGGCGCACGCGAGTGGTACGAGGGGCGCCCATCCTTGCTGCCGCCGATGGCGAACAAGAAGTGAGCGCGTGCGTAGGAGCGCACCTGGGTGCGCTGCTACGGTCTGCTGCGGCTGAGCGGATACGCGGGAGCAACTACCAATGCATTTAGTTCGTGGGTAACCACGTTTGTCGCGGTCTATCGTCATCGGCATGCTTACACAGCGTTGGTGACGCGAATAGCCACGTAGGAGCACACCTGGGCGCGACAAGGATTTCCCGGTAATGCCCGTCGCGCCCGGGTGCGTTCCTACGAAATGCTATGAGCGATGGGATCGCCGCAGATGCTGGCAATGCCCCGATCACACCAATCGCGACGCGCGCCGCTGCGCGTGACAATCACGCGTGGCTTGGCACACTGCGCTGTGCCGCCTGCGCGGTCTTCAGGAGCTTGCCGTCATGACGATGCCTGTCCGCGCCCGTTGGCGTGCCGTGCCCCGCGCCGTGCGTTGGCCGGTGCTTGCGGTGGTGGCGCTGTACGCCGCGTACCTGCTGCTCGGCAATCTGTTCCTCAACACGCCGCTGGGCACTGCCGCACTCAATCGCACGCCGGACCGCTTCGCCATGCAGTGGCGCGCGGGGCTGACCTGGTGGCCCGGACGCCTGACCTTGTGGGACGTCAACTTGCACGGCCGCACGACGCGCAGCCGTTGGGAGGCGAGCGCGGACCGCCTGCATGGCCAGGTGCGCTTGCTGCCGCTGTTGCATCGCCAACTACTGGTGCCGGAGCTGCATGCACAGGGTGTACGCGGCGGCTTGCATGCGTCCGATCTGCCTGGCGCCGTTGTGGTATCTCCCGCGCCCGCCTCTTCATCGGCAACCGCAACTGCATCTAGCGCCACAGCGACAGCGACAACTACGAACGGCGTATCTGCGCCGCGCACTTCGCAAGCCGATGGGATGCCAGTCGATCCTGCTGCAACCAATGCAGCGAACGCATCCAACGCCGCGGCGGGCGAAGCACCCCCCGTTGCCACTGCAGCCACCGCGCCCAACGCAGCCGCCACGGCAACCACGCAGCCGGCAGCACGCTCCACCCGCAGTCAAACCCACTCCCCCGCGTGGACGTTGCAGTTCGATCGCATCGTCGCCGAGCAGGTGCAGGCGCTGACACTTCGCCAGTTACAAATCGCCGGTGACGGGCAGCTGCAATTTGGTCTGTTCAAGCAACTGCGCGGCGGACCGATCGAAGTGTTTCCATCGCGCGCGGTGTTCGAGCACGCCACGCTGCACTGGGCGGGCACCGAACTGCTGCGCAACGGCCAGCTACGGATGGAAGCCAGCATTGCGCGGCATACCGCGGCGCAGGCGCGTGGGTTGGCGGTGTTGCAACTCACCGATGCGCTGATCGGTGTGCGTGGCGATACCGCCGCGCTGGAAGTGACACGCGATGCGCAAGGAAAAACCAGGCTCAAGACGCGGGCCGGGCAAGGCCGTGCCGATGGTGAGCTGCGCTGGGCGCGCGGTGAATTGCAGCCGGGGAGCCACCTGCAATGGCGGACGCCGTTGCATGACGGCACCCGCACACCAAACGCATTGCTGGGCGAGTTGGCCGCGCAGTTGCAGGTGGATCAGGACATGCGTCTGCGCGTCAGCATGCCCGAGCCGGCCGATGCCGGCCTGACGTTGGATGCGGACCTGCGCGTGCAGGGCCGGCGGTTGCCACTGCAGGCGCCGCGCAACCTGTTGCCGCGGACGTCCGGGCACGCGCGCATGCATTGGCAGCTGGCCTCGCTGAGCTGGATTCCGGCGTTGTTTCCCGGCGTGGACTGGCTGACGCTGGAAGGCGACGGCCTGGTGGATGCAGACCTGCGCATCGTGCGCGGGCAGCTGGCCGCCGGCAGCCGATTGCAGGTGCCGCGCGTCACTGCGCGCGTGGGCGTGATGGAACACGCCATCGAAGGCCAGGCCAGCGCTGACCTGCGCGTGGAGGCCGATGCCGCCGGCCATCTGCTGCCATCGCTGGCACTGCGCATGCAGCAGTTTTCAATCGCCCACCGCCCGGCGCTTGCGCGCCCGTTCGTGCAAGGGCGCGATCTGCGCCTGGACCTGCAGACCCGCGCCGACGCACGCACCCTGGCCAGCTTGCGCGACACCACCCGCGCGCATCTGGTATTCACCAATGCGCGGGTGCCAGACCTGCGTGCCTATAACCGCTACCTGCCGCAACAGCAGCTGCGGTTCGATGGGGGCAGCGGTGCGCTCAGTGGCGATCTGCAGATCGAGCCGGGCGGACGTATCGGCAAGGGCGGTTTACGCATCGCCGCACGGGCGGCACGCCTGCAGTTCGCCGGGCTCGCGTTGCGCGGCGATGTGGATGCAAACCTGCAACTGCAACGCGGCGATCTGCGTGCAGAAAATTTCCGCCTTGATGCCAGCCAGATCAACCTGCGCAATGTCGGTTTCACCGGGCCCGATGGACAGCGGCGCGATGGCTGGTGGGCGCGCATCGTGCTGGATGACACGCACATGCACTGGCATGCGCCAGTAGGTGTGGACGGACGCGTGCGCATCGACGTGCGTGACCTGGCGTTCTTGATGGCCATCTATGCACGCGATCGGTCGTTGCCCAACTGGATGGTGCGGCTGGTGGATGCTGGCCAGGCGCAGCTCACCGCGCGCGTGCATTGGCAAGGCGATGAAGTGATCGTGGATCGCTTGCAGGCGCACAACGCGCGTTATCAGGTGGATGCACGTTTGCGTCTGCGTGGCACGCAGCGCAGCGGCAGCCTGTTGGCGCGCTGGGGTGTATTGAGTGCGGCGGTGGGCTTGCGCAACGACACGCCCGAATGGCATCTGCTACGCGCTGCCGAGTGGTACCGCGCGCAGTCGGATCTGTTGCGCTGAGGCCCGCACGTGGCGAATCCGAGGTGAAGGAAACACTCTAGTTCTGTACTGCCGGGTATTGTTTTGCAGTGCAGCGTGCAAGTCGCCGAACAGGCGCGCACTATGATCCTGCATCCCGACGTGGGGGAGGGAGCAAAGCCCGCTGGCAGTTCGCTGCAAGCGGGCTTTTTTATTGCCTGAACAGTCTACGCCGCGCGTCTGCGCACGTGCTCAGGGCAGCGGCAGCATCCACAGACACGGCCCGCCGGTGATGAACAGCCGCTGCTGTGCTTGGTCGAAGGTGCAGTTGGAGGCGGTGCCCGGGGTGGGGATGTGCCCAAGCAGCTGCCCGTCGCTGTCGAATACGCACACGCCGGTGCCGGAGCTGCTCCACAGCCAGCCGCCGCGATCCACACAGAAGCCATCCGGCAGCCCGTCCGGGACGCTGGCGAAGTGGCGGCGGTCGTGCAGCGCGCCATCGCGCCAGGCAAACGCGGTGATTTCCACGCTGCCGTGTCCCTGCTCCGGCGTCTGCGAGACGTACAAGGTCTGCTCGTCGGGCGAGAACGCCAGCCCGTTGGGGTGGTCCAGGTCGGCCATGCGCTGCAGCGGGCTGCCGTCCGGCGGCAGCCGGTACACGCTGTGGTGGGCGAGCTCCGGATCGGCCGGGCAGCCCTGGCTGGGCTTGCGCAGGCCGAACGGCGGGTCGGTGAACCAGATCGCGCCATCGCGCGCCACGATCAGGTCATTGGGCGAGTTGAGCCGCTTGCCGGCATAACGGCCCACCAGCAGGTGGGCCTGGCCATCGGCATCGCTGCGGGTGATGGCGCGCCGGCCGTGTTCGCAGTGCACCAGGCGCTGCTGCGCATCCACCGCGTTGCCATTGGTGAAGGCGGTGGCATCCAGCAGCACATCTACGGTGCCGTCTTCCCGCCACCCCAGCACGCGGCGGCCAACCAGGTCGCTCCACACCAGCGTGCGCTGGGCCTCCCACCAAGCCGGGCCTTCGCTCCAGGTGGCCTGGTCGTAGAGGGTGAGCAGGCGCGCATCGCCCAACCGTGCGGCCAGCGCGGCGTGCGTGGTGCGGGGCGGGTCGCAGTCGGCGGGAACGGCCGGGCCGGCCGGGCGGACGCGGCAATGGCTGTCCATCATGGCGCCGCTGTTTCATCGAACGGATGCGCTGCCGCCACGCCGGGGGAGTGCGCAAACTGCACCATCATCTGCAGGCAGGGCGTGTCGCCCAGTTGGCCGGAGCGGTGGCCGCGTGCGTCGGTGGTGCCTTGGTCCTGGCCGAAGTGGATATCGCCGGGGCCCATCTCCACGCGCGTGCCGTCGCCGGTTTCGATGAACCAGCGCCCGCGCAGCGCGATCACCCACTGCGGGTGCGGGCTTTCGTGCCAGTCGCCGACCCAGCCCACCGGCAGCACCGCAAACTGCACGCCCACCACCTCGCCGGGAAACGGCCGCAGCCACTGCGGCGCCGCGCCACCGCCCACGCTTTTGCTCTGGAAGCCGGCCAACTGCGAGGCATTGAGCCGGCTCAGCCCGTCCGGGCCGGTCCACAGGTGCAGGAACGGCAGGTTAGGCGG
The nucleotide sequence above comes from Xanthomonas campestris pv. campestris str. ATCC 33913. Encoded proteins:
- a CDS encoding IS5-like element IS1478 family transposase, with product MHTRRPAAEHMPAEELFRSRLENQIDLRHPLAQLSQRMPWTALEQALSSRLPATQAGGGRPALPVRLIAGLLYLKHAYDLSDEAVCERWLENPYWQFFTGEVVFQTRLPCDASSLTRWRQRLDEAGMEELLAHTINAAHAMQAVDARELSRVIVDTTVQEKAIAYPTDSRLLEVARKKLVLLAKRYGIGLRQSYARQGPALSRKAGRYAHARQFKRMQRVLRRQRTVLGRVLRDIARKLDQVEPGVRERIAVWLERAQRLYTQRPKDKQKLYALHAPEVECIGKGKARQAYEFGVKVGIAVTACKGLVVGARSFPGNPYDGDTLAEQLEQTRGLLQDLSVEPTVAIVDLGYRGREVDGVQVLHRGKAKTLTRRQWRWIKRRQAVEPVIGHLKDDCRLRRCRLKGAQGDALHVLGCAAGYNLRWLLRWIAFLRAWMRAMGWPSFSAVPLSPMTLGA
- a CDS encoding 3-deoxy-7-phosphoheptulonate synthase yields the protein MPPLTDDLRIRKIEPLTPPSQLLSLLPCDERASETVTNARAALHEILHGRDDRLAVVIGPCSIHDPVAAMEYAQRLRPLREQFGDALEIVMRVYFEKPRTTIGWKGLINDPDLDGSFQINKGLRVARGLLRDINNLGLPAGVEFLDIISPQYIADLVAWGAIGARTTESQVHREMASGLSCPVGFKNGTGGDVKIAVDAVGAASHPHHFLAVTKDGHTAVAATAGNPDCHVILRGGKQPNFDAANVEASSQVLNKAGLPARLMIDASHANSGKNPDNQPKVIDDIATQLEGGETRIVGVMVESHLVGGRQELVPGGTLTYGQSITDGCLDWDASLQVLERLAIAVRARRARRVAEAA
- a CDS encoding acetyl-CoA hydrolase/transferase family protein; this encodes MSDERILNAPLRDHLVSAEAAAALIQPGETVAMSGFTGSGYPKAVPMALAQRIEAAHLQGEAFQIKLMTGASTAPELDGALAKADGIAMRMPFQSDPDARQRINAGTLDYIDIHLSHVAQHVWFGFYGQIDTAVVEVSAIRADGSLVPSTSIGNNKTWLDLARKVIIEVNDWQPAGLDGMHDVYYGTALPPHRKPIPLLHGDDRIGEPSLRCDPDKIVAVVRTHGPDRNSPFAAADDSSERIAEHLIAFLRHEVSKGRLPANLLPLQSGVGNIPNAVLAGLARSGFRDLEAFTEVIQDGMLALLRDGVLRYASCTGFALSPEGNEEFKRNIDFYRQRIVMRTQEISNHPELVRRLGCIGMNGMIEADLYGNVNSTHVMGSRIMNGIGGSGDFARNGFLSIFLSPSIAKAGSISSIVPMVSHVDHTEHDVSVIVTEQGLADLRGLTPKQRARQLLEHCVHPRYRDALEDYVARANRDSYGKHTPHLLTEALAWHQRWLETGDMLG
- a CDS encoding SMP-30/gluconolactonase/LRE family protein — its product is MDSHCRVRPAGPAVPADCDPPRTTHAALAARLGDARLLTLYDQATWSEGPAWWEAQRTLVWSDLVGRRVLGWREDGTVDVLLDATAFTNGNAVDAQQRLVHCEHGRRAITRSDADGQAHLLVGRYAGKRLNSPNDLIVARDGAIWFTDPPFGLRKPSQGCPADPELAHHSVYRLPPDGSPLQRMADLDHPNGLAFSPDEQTLYVSQTPEQGHGSVEITAFAWRDGALHDRRHFASVPDGLPDGFCVDRGGWLWSSSGTGVCVFDSDGQLLGHIPTPGTASNCTFDQAQQRLFITGGPCLWMLPLP